The genomic segment TATAGTGTTTTGCTATGGCTTATTTATTTCCATTATTTCGGTTTTCGTACTGCTTTGTATTGTTTGTCCTTGTGCCGAGAGTCTACTGGTAATaacctctctaccttccaaggcaggggtaaggtctgcgtatgaATCGTTGCAGGATCGATCCTAGGTATCTCATTTGTGCTTactattttttttggggtaaagCACAATATCCAGTGCAAAAGATGctgtttaacaaaaaaaatctaatgGAAAGCACTACCTAGGAATCAATCTTGGGTATGTGCTGTGGGAACTAAAGGCTTCAGCTAGTGCATCAAAAAACGCTCTTATGGTTATAGGAGTGCACAGTTATATCTATCTATCTTAATTTTCAATGTataccacatatatatacaaaaaaaatccGAAGTTACCGAGTGCACATGCGCTCCCTCATTAACATGTGGGTCCGCCTCTGCGTATAGCCATATACTTTACCTTCTCCAGACCCGCGTTGTCGAATTtcacttgttgttgttgtagtagtagAGGCATAAGTGATTAATGATCTGTTTTCCTCTAATCACGATATTAGAACCAAAGAAAATGTGTGTTACCATTATAACATTGTTTACCACATGTTCAATTATTATTTGGATCTTTTTATCacagagaaaaaagaaatagtcCAATCAAGTCCCgtcagaaaaagaaacaaatgtAGCAAAAGGACAATCTTCTTGTAAAGCCGCCTAAACCCAAATACCTGTCCACATTTGTAAAGCAGAGGTAGGCTCATAACCCTCACGTTAAATCCAAAATGTGAATTAGTGGTGAAGCTAGGCTCTCAGTTGAATTCAataattttaattcaaattgtatatttatattaaaacatttaagtatatataaattattaatttaaaaacctTAAATATTGTTAAGCTAAATCAATCAAAAATATTGATGATGTGGCCATACACATTTTTCCTCAAAAGATCTAAAAGATTAAGAGATCTTATATATAAAGAAATCTTTTCACACGTATCAATGTGGAGAGCAAACTTGTAATGTAGACCCTAATTCTTTCATATGTACGTACGCGCATCACTACGATCAACGGGTACGTATTTCCCTTTAACCAAGTTCTACGTGGCTCATTACCACAGCACCCGTGTCAATTTCgatatttgtgtgtgtgtcatCCACATCCACTACAACATAAGGCATTTATAGCTACGAACTCTTAGCTATGAATTTAAAAGTCATGGGTAGTACCCGGTAATAGCCCCAAAAATTTGAATTAGTAGCTATCTACAAATTCGTAAGATTTATTAGCCACGAAAATCATATTGGCAAAGCTAATTCCTCATTTTAGCTATAATTGCTAAGAATCGTGGCAATAATTACCTAAATAGCTACAACCTTTTTGCTACGGGAAATTTCATAGCTAATTATTAAGTTTTGCCACGAGTTGAAACTTACTTACCAGCAATAGTTCACCTTTTAGCCAcgataaattatttgaaacaacATGTATATAGCTAAATgagtatttttttcttcaagttataaaaaATTGTGGCAATAGTTAAATGATATAGCCACAAACTTTTTGTTATAACAAAACTTTGTAGCTAATTGTTATTTTTTGCCGCGAGTTAAAACTCGTTCTGGCAATAGTAATCTTTTAGccacaaaaaaatattcaaagtaACATATTATATCTAAATAAATACTTTTGCTTCGAGTACTAAAAAGTCGTGGCAATACTTGACTTAATAGCTATAATCATCGGTTTTAGGTTCTGATTCTATATCTACAATATTATCATCAGCTGAGTTAACATCAGTACTGATAAAATCAagattataattaaaaaattagttttatcTAATTAATGAATGAATAACTAAATATATAGAATTTAACATAATCTTGTATCAATAGCGgtataacatattatatttatttaatctAAACAATAAAAGTGTTATGATATATAGTCTTGTACTATGTTAATAACTTATTGATTATCGTACACtaaaaatttaatatgattCACATACAATACGTCATCTTGTCTCTTTTATGACTATATTTGGACATTTTATAATACCTAAATAATTaagaattatattttaaaatttcaatgatatatatatgattgataTAGAAGTGCATAACAATACTAACTAGTATATCATAATTCATATTAAAATCCAACTTAATAAATTTGTAGTAAACTagtattatatttttaacaatttgGTTATTCATactattaaattttattttcaataaattAAGAATATTGTTGATATACGTACGATTGTACATCAAAACAAACTATtatataataatttataattaataaaGTATTACTTGTAAGATTCAATATAATGAATAATTatgtaattttattaattaattttgaataTCTAATTATATCACATTTAAATATCTATGTGCTTGTATGATTGTATCTAACTACATTGATCACTAATTATATTAAGTTTAAATAATAtgcattattgattttatgatctTATTGCAATATTAAATAACTAATGCGGACCCGAAGGATAGTGGCTGCGGGTTTtcttgtcataaaaaaacttaataattattataaatataataaataatttgatgTCATTAAAATATGAGCATATGAGTTATGACAAACCcgtttcacttttttccggagtaatatttttttacttcATTTAAAATCaatgtttggccataaaaattaaaatccaacttgaagttgtattatGAATTTGGAATACAGCTTATAGCATGTTTTCCAACccacttttcacttttgaagttgtatttaagTACATTCAATCATGAACATTatttcaaatattctttgcaaaaagtatgaccaaacacaacttcatttGAAATCTATGACCAAACGCTTACTTAGTATGATTCGTATATAGTGTAGGATCTCTTCTCTTTTGTGACTATATTTAGACATTTTATAATACCTAAATTATTaagaattatattttaaaattttaaaaatatatatatgatttatgtACTAACTAGTATATCATAACTCGTATTAAACgaagaattaatttttaaatacattTAAAGAAATATCtaataatatttattaaatttgaatatttaaCTATGTTAGATTTAAATAACTATGttcttgtatttatttattgattacTATTATAtccaatttaaataaataaaagttatcaaTTATTGGCTTAATGCTATTTTAATAACTTGATACTTCTAGACCTAGTTATCAAGAATCTAAGCAAGCACGGTCCCTGTTCCCTTTGTCTAATCTAAAACCCAGTCCTCATCTTTTCCCTCTAGCCGCCACACCAATCCACGGTTTCCTGTACTCTTTTTCAATTTCACCAACACAAATATTTATTACTCCATCAAAAGTTTATAAGGGGTTCTTTGTTTTTTATGCAATGCAGTTGGATAAATGGCTAATTGATTCTTTTTATCACACAATGGAGGGGCAAAAGTGATGTCCTCTTTTATTAGATCTATATCAACAAGAGCTTTTGACGCCATTAATCGCTTTTGAAATGTGATTCCGGAGATGGTATTGacttttctatttcatattcgCAGTTTATTGAGTCGAATGACCTCTCTTGTTATTTATTAGGCATTTTGTTGTTCATGTTAATATTTGTATGCGTCACCGTTATTGATCTAGAATTATGTTTGTTTCTTAATAGAGATTTGTTAGAAGAAACTTTTGGTGTAAAGATTCAAATctattatgaaaattttggagctTTGCTATCCTATGAAGATTTTTCATGAGAAGTTAATCAATGTATTTCTCATAATATATGATTCAATATACTTATATAATCATTTGTTTATGCTTCTGATGTTAATTTACTTTATCAAAATTAACGAGTGCACATGGAATTATTAAAAAGACAACGGTGACAAATTAGAGAGACGGATATTGATCAAACTAAGATGCGGTTGGAGGGTATTATTTTACGTGGGAGGAGAGAAATGAAAAAGATCGTCTATATTTTTTGAGTCTCAAGCaagatgacaacaacaacaacaacatcccgAGTGTAATCACAAGTATAAAAGATATTACTATTGTAATTGTGTCATAGACAAATgatgtattatgaatgtttgaaattttagatATGTAACTATGTGTAACTTGAAACCTATTATGGAATACAAAATTAACAATGCTTGTGGCGTATTCTTCAATATGTAGcgatgaaaattttgaattcgtAGCTAACTATACATATAATTGCCAAAAACAACGCATTCTTACTTTTCGTAGCAAATgtagaaaaaaattatctataattttatatatttcatgacAAAAATAATGGATTCTTTAGTTTCATACAAATATATTTGTGGCAAATACTTGAACTCATTGCTAAATACATTATTATTTCCACGAGACTAAACTATAAAAATAGCCACCAAATTTGTATTTTCATGGCAAATAGCTTAAACTGTTGACAAAGAACACACTGTAGCTACAATATAAAGATTGCTAtaagttttatttaaaaacctcgtggcaaaagaataaaattatttgctataaatatatttttcgtATAAGACATTTCCTCAAAAGATCTACACGCAAAATAATTCGTAGCAATAAGTATTACTCCTTAGCCACGGATCACCAAAAGTTTGTAGCTAACCTTTAGCTACGCTACATTTTGCTACGGATGctacggaaaaaaaaattgtggttaaagtgtttaacaaaaaaaatttcatatttagCTACAACGTATTTTGTAGCTATAGATGCTTTATGTTGTAGTGATCGTCTGAATATTTATGCCAACCGAAGCTCATAACTAGCTTCTTTTTGTGTTAGTGCATCTCTAAGCTCATAAGAGGAAGTAAACGGAGCTTCACACCATCATTTGcgttcatcatactcatcccgATGAACTGAACTCTTATACCAATTGTTCGGCTAAATCAGTCCACATATAATTTTGATGTGAAATTATCCGAATTAGGATTTTCGCTTTAGGCCAAGGCCCTAGTAAAACTTTGTTTGCTCATAACATATTAGAAAATTAGAATCTCAAACACATAAATTTTAGATTTTTGCTCCGTCCATGTATTGTGAACTTAAAAGGAGCTCAATGCTTCaagtaaaatcaaatcaaagtatatttcttcttttttttttttttttttttttttttttttggttgttgttgtggaatcTACCAGAtctttacatttaaaaaaaaaaaaaaaaaaaaaagggcatgaAGAACGtggaacccaaaaaaaaaaaatcatgaaaaagaaaaagaactttCTGTATGTCGTATCGCAACCTCAAATCCATCTACATACTTCAGTAAAAATTTGACACGTGGATTCTTATCCTGTACCACCGCAACAGGGAGTCTCCACATTATACCGCCGGAAAACAACGGAACATTCCGGCAATTCACCAAGATCACCAAACAAAGACTGGTCCTCCTCTCGTATAGGCAACATTAAAGCCACGTCACTATCATTCCACGTGGACCCCACCATTGACGTGGACGTGCTCTCCATCATTGTAGTAGAAGTAGTTCCCATATGGGAGAACCAACCTAACTCACCTGCAGTGGCGAAGCCAAAAATTTTATTACAAGATATCAAAAATACgtagaggaagagagagagaaaaaaaaaaaaaacagagtcCAACATatagtgtatatacataaaattaaattttgaccTAGCTAACAGTGTAACTGCTCACCTGCAAGTTCGGAGAATCCATTATCATGTTGATAAGCAAACACATCAGGTTCTTCCGTAGTCGAATTATCTAGCAATGTGGCGTCTGTGGCGGTCGCGGTAGAGGTGGTTGGTGAACTGGTGGTTggagtggtggtggtggtggggtggttgttgtggtggtggtgTTTGGTGGCGGTGGCAGAGGGAATTTGGTGGTTATGTTCAGAGCAATAGGTAATGAGGAGTGTGGTGGGGTCAAGGCGGCTACGCTCTACTTGTTTTCTTGCAGGACAACCTTTGGAGCTACTGCATCGATAATATCCCCTGTGTGCATGAAACACATGTTGCATTTtaataaatttgaaataaatactTACTGTTCTATTAATAGCCCACCAAACATAAAGTAGTTGTAAAAACTTGAGGAACCCATAAAAAGTTGCTCTTTTCACAAAGTGTAACTTGAGTAAGTGAATACACAGTATTTTtttcgtctcaatttatatgacattcttttcttttaagcGGTCACCTTTTTATACTTAATAAcgatttaactttaaaattttcattttatccaTAATGATTTCTAGCCACAAAAAATTCTTTGACTTGTAttagatcacaagattcaaaatcttattttctttcttaaacttcgtgtccaATCAAACACcctcacataaattgaaacggaggaagtAGTATTTTAGCACCAATTAAAAGGGACTTTCTCCGTTTCATTTTATCCATCGGTATTTGATTGAATATGAAATAAGATATTCAGTTTCTTTTTCAGAATGCGTTATTGAACAAGCCATAATATCATTTGCGGTGAAATGAGTAATTTTAGATGTAGTAGAGGGGTGGAGCTTAAAAGAGGTAAGAGGGCTCAATTCAATCTCCCTCTcggaatttttttcttgatcgtATATGAATTGTTGGATCTCCTGACACAAGGAAAGATTCTAGGTAGTAAAGCGGGTCTAAAATTGCTTTACGTCACACGTCCAAATCTTAAGAGTGACATTCTACTCTGTATGAATTTCTGGTTCCCTCACTTAAGAAAACACGTCACTCTTTTtggaatgaagaaaaaaaaaaaagaagtgtcATGTGAAATATAAGAGGTAAAGTATATAACTTGACACAAGTATTATAGAATTGCAAACACATGTTTAACTACATTTATAAAAGTACCTAAAACCATGAGTGCTTTTGCATTCACCATTATTTATGGTTGGACATTGTAGAACCCGAGGTTAGATCAAGGTGTAGAAGTTCATTTAaagttattaaaaaataaaaatcttaaaGGCCACTATGCCCTAATTTTCCCTAGTGTATACTTTCCCGCGGTGCGGATGTGTAATGTATCAGTCTGGCCATAATATGATAAAGCAATAAATGCAATGgtttgttcatatatatgttttaaaaaatttaaaataatatgtgaaaattatttcaaataagtttttatttttcaatctatttcaacttcaaacttgaaatatgaaatttaaagtttgaaaagaagtttttaaGAGTTCTCATGATCTTTCAAATTTCACCTATGTTTTCATGTCAAAAATAACTTCAAACTTTAAATACCCTTTTTcaacttaactttaaaaattgataatattgtttttcaaatattaaccaATTTTTGTCCAAACGTCTGCTAAATTAAATTATGGAACGATGTCTTGAAAGTTGAAAACGTTGAGCTCCAAGGGACAACCACAGTAATGTTGTAGAATTGAACACTTTCTTAATGGCATAAACTCTATTTCTACAAGAAGAAGCAAGTACAACAGATCATCCTTTTATGTTTAATTTGCCCCTTAAAATGTCTAATACGCTAAAGGCGTAATTAGTCGAGAATTCAACATTCTGAGTCACGTAAATACAATTTACAACTGTATTTACAGCATTCTTTTTATAGTAATTGGTACGAAGCACAGACAAAGAAAATTGattaatatttatactttctccgtctcaaattattggTGTGGTTAATAAAATTAGTTacctcaaattatttgtcatttttaagTTCAAGgtacaattaattttttttctcc from the Lycium ferocissimum isolate CSIRO_LF1 chromosome 11, AGI_CSIRO_Lferr_CH_V1, whole genome shotgun sequence genome contains:
- the LOC132036879 gene encoding probable WRKY transcription factor 65 isoform X1, whose protein sequence is MEDRLCKSPFFLKQEDSGGTPPDNAADSSFSGDEAAEVSMPSPRKSRRGAKKKVISVPIIEADGSRSKGEVYPPPDSWSWRKYGQKPIKGSPYPRGYYRCSSSKGCPARKQVERSRLDPTTLLITYCSEHNHQIPSATATKHHHHNNHPTTTTTPTTSSPTTSTATATDATLLDNSTTEEPDVFAYQHDNGFSELAGELGWFSHMGTTSTTMMESTSTSMVGSTWNDSDVALMLPIREEDQSLFGDLGELPECSVVFRRYNVETPCCGGTG
- the LOC132036879 gene encoding probable WRKY transcription factor 65 isoform X2, which codes for MEDRLCKSPFFLKQEDSGGTPPDNAADSSFSGDEAAEVSMPSPRKRRGAKKKVISVPIIEADGSRSKGEVYPPPDSWSWRKYGQKPIKGSPYPRGYYRCSSSKGCPARKQVERSRLDPTTLLITYCSEHNHQIPSATATKHHHHNNHPTTTTTPTTSSPTTSTATATDATLLDNSTTEEPDVFAYQHDNGFSELAGELGWFSHMGTTSTTMMESTSTSMVGSTWNDSDVALMLPIREEDQSLFGDLGELPECSVVFRRYNVETPCCGGTG